The following nucleotide sequence is from Paracrocinitomix mangrovi.
ATCCTCTGTTTACGTAAAGGTATTGACCATTTTCTTCATACAATCCAGCCCATTTTTTATAACGCAATTGAATAGGACTCCATTTAAATCCACCTGTTTCAATACCAATTTGAGCGCCATGAGTATGACCTGCAAACATGATATCAATATCTGGATATTCTTTTTTCACTACTTCATCAAAATGTGTAGGGTCATGGGATAGTAGGAGTTTTACATCTGCTTCACAACCTTCATATGCTTTTGCTAAATCTCCTACTTGATGAAAGCCTTTCCCCCAGTTTTCAACTCCAATCAATCCAATTTTATCTCCCTCTTTTTCCAGGTATAAGTGTTCATTTAGCAATAAACGCCAACCCAATTCTCCATGAAGCTCACGAATTTTTTTGTTGTTATTTTCTTTGGCTTCATCACTTTCCCACCGCACATAATCACCATAATCATGATTTCCCAAAATGGAATAAACACCTAATGGCGCATTGAGCCTTGAAAAAATTTCCATGTATGGTTCCATTTCTTCTGCTCGGTCATTTACTATATCTCCCGTAAAAAATATAACGTCAGCATTTTGGGCCATAATTAAATCAACACCTCTTTCAACAGCTTCTGAATTATAAAAACTACCTGAGTGGATGTCTGAAATCTGAACTATTTTAAGTCCATCAAAGGCCTTTGGTAGTTTGTCTAGTTTTACTTTTTGATTGCGAACCTTATATCTGTACGGTCCTGCAAGCATTCCGTATGAAAGACCCACCAATGGAACTGAGGCTAACGATAATCCGGTTTTAACCAAAAAATCTGAACGTGAAATTCCGTTTTCAATAGGTACTCCACTAATTTTTCGTTGGGTAAAAATGCTCAATCTTCTGATGTCATCAATTAATAGAATAAAGGCGAAAAAGAATTTGGTAAAGAAGTTAATCAGCAAAAATGAGAACCAAAAATTCAAGACAGCTCTTGAAAAATAGGGACCGAATACAAACAACATTATTAAAGAGATAAATCCTAAACCTAGCAGTACAAAAAAGGTGATTTTAGTAGTGTGTTTTAACCAGGGGCTCCAATGATCCCACCTGCTACTTAAAGCACTATAAGTGTACCATTCTAAAAGGCTGCCAATAGCCAAAAAAGTGATTAATAAAACTATAAATCGCATAAGGTGAGAGCAAAAGTCGGTAATATTCAAGACTTAAGAACGAATGGGGTCAAAAAATATGCTATTGAACTAAAGTTGTGCTTGACTTTGTTAGATAATTGTTGTAATTTACTGTGCATACATAATAAACAATTCTACGGAACCTCAAACTATTAATCATGAAAACTATCAAATTAACCCTGGTAGCCTTAATGTTGGCTACTTTCAGTTTAGCTCAAGATCAATCTGTTGTTCAGAAAAAAGATCTTTCTTCTAATTTGGTTGGAAGCTGGCAGCATCTAAGATCAGTTTATCCAACAGGTGAAATAATGACGTACACACGCGAATTTGATCTGTATGAAGATGGCACAGGCTTGTGCACAAGATTGTCAGAAAGTGATACAGTAGCTATCAAATTTGAATGGGAAGTAAAGGACAGTACCATCTATTTATACACCTTAAATAATAAAGGTAAAAGAATAGAAGCTGACGCTCAGTTGATTACACATATAGATGAAGCGGCTATGCATTTGGATGAACCAGTGGATGAAGGATATCTAGGTAAAGTGTGCATGTATCGCAGAAAAGACAGTAAGCTGGCAAAGTACTAATAGATGTTGAAGTAAGGTGTTACGAATAGCGACTAGAGATTTTTCAATGTGCTATATTATAAGAAGTCAATAGATGATTGATGTCTTTTAATGCCCAATCATTCAAGGCTGTATTTTTTTCAATTGCTTGTAATAACAGTTGATTGTATTCTTCATTTTGGTAGGATAAAATGCACTTTGCTACAGACACTGTTATATGACCATTTGACTCGTTATCAAATCTTTTTAATAAGGCATTTACTACCTGAGGTGAATCAATTTTTTTACCGAATTCAGTGAATTTTTGAAAGTATGAAACTTTCACATTTAGTATGTTGTCAATAAGTATTTCTTCTGCTAAAGTGGAGTCTTGATCTAGAATAAAATTGAGCATATCAATAGAAACTAAAGTTCTATCATCAATCTCTTTGATATTGTTGATGGATTTTTGGCTTAATGCCAATGATTTTTCAGGATAATTTGATGACAGATAAGCAAAAAGGGAATCATTGATGATGGCATATCGGTCCCACATTTTAAGCAGTAAGCTATCATAAATTGGCGTGTGATTTTGCCAGATGGATTTATAGATACTTTTTACACTGCTCTTCTTTAAGTACATGTTGCCATCAAATTGATCTAGATTTGAATTGATAATATTGTATGCAAAACTGTCTTGATATACTGCCACAACTTGCGCTAAAGAGGGTTCAGTTTCTGTATTTTCTTCAATGAAATTTCTAAATCTTTCATGCTTAAAATATATTAGGGCATCCGTGGTGCTAATGACATAAGAATGAGTTTTTTGCTTCCAATATGCTTCAATATTTTTGATGATTAAATCAATATCTTCTTCTTTTTGAAACTTGGCTAATGCAATTGTTGATCCTGGAAATTTATCCTTTGCCAAATCTTTAATTCCTTTATAAAGTGAAGTGTTTGGAGCAATTTCCTCGAGTAGATAGGCGGTGTACCTACTTTTTATTTTTTCACATATTATGAAGCTGTCCAATGCTGTTCTTTCGTTTTCACTCAAACCATCTAAATGAAAAAGATGGTTGTTTAAGTTCATTGTGCCATAACTACCGTGTATCCATTCGTTACCATAACGTCTGTATTTAAAAGTCCTATTGTCATTTCGGTGTTGTAAAATAAGTTGATAAAGAATGGTGTCTGCTGTGTCGGATAAAATTTCAAAAGCATAAGCCGCTACTACCGGGTTATTGTTTTGAGTTAATATTATTAGCTCTGGTACTGAGGCAGATTTTTTCAGTATTGCCGCATTTTTTAATTGCCTGGATGTTGCTTCACTGGCAAAAATTGTTGTTTCAAAGGTGTTTTCCTTTTTGATTGCTTTTACAATTCTTAATGTTTTAGAGGTGAGTTGTGTTTTTTGCCCTGTGCTGAATATTGGACAAAAAAGCATAAGCGTAAATAAAAATATTGTCAGCAATTTCATCTGATTTGGGTTTTACAGTATTACAATTTCATGATGCAAAAGTTACATTAACAGATTGCCTATAAAATTCAATTATTTGTTGATATGAATTCAACTGATACTGAAAAAGTTACATTGTGTTAAAAGAAAAACATTGAGTTAATATTATGCGCACCTAGTTTTTTATTTGTACCTTAAGAAGTCGTTAAACTAAAATTCATGAATAAAAATCTACTACTACTATCGATTTTATCGTTCGCTTTAAACATGGGTCACAGTCAATGCAATCCCACCAAAACCAAGATGATGGTGATTGGGGATAGCTGGGCATTTTTTTCCTGGACAGGCGATTCTTACAATGAAAATTTAGACAATTTTGGATTGTCTGATATTGACTGTTTTTCCAATACCACATTTGCGGTGAACGGATCTGAAGCTAGTAATTATTTTGATGATGCAGCGAGAGTACAGGCGCTAACAGATTACATTAATGGAAATCCTGATCTGGAATATGTTCATATGAGTTTGGGAGGAAATGATGCACTAGGAACCTGGAACATTAATTATACTGCCGCGCAAACAGATAGTTTGCTAGAAGTTATAATGTTGGATATTAAAAATGGTGTTGACTTAATCCATGCCGTTAATCCAAATTTGAAGGTTTTGATATCCGGATATGATTATCCAAATTTTGATGAAACAATAAGTACTTTGAATTCGGTTTTACAGCCTTTTCATCCTTACTACAATATGTGGGATGCAATGGGACAACCAAATGCTGAGCAGTTGAATGGAGTATTGGAAGATGCTACCATGAAATTTGAACAATATGCTGCCATTTGGAACAATGTTTATTTCGTAGATAATTTAGGTTTAATGCAGTTTCATTATGGCCAAAATACGGCATTACAGACACCACCTTATGGAACTTATCCCCCTCAATCAGTGACTGTTCCTGGCGGTTTAATTAACTATCCAAGTCCGCTTGATGCATTAAATTTTGGTGGACAAGATTCATTTCATTTAAATGATGACGCCTACGAAGTATTTGTAAGTAGACATTTTTCTGAGTTTTACTGGTATCAATTGAGAGCTCCTCATCAAACTATTTATGCAAGCGAATCAACTAAAAATGGATACACATCAAGTGCGGCTGCAGGCAGTGATATGGTGAAAGTTGGGAATGATAATTTTGAACAGCAATCAGCTATATTACATTTTAACACCGCTCCAATGGATGACACTTATCAATTAGTTAGAGCAAGTATTTTTATTAAACGTGATAGTTTAAACGGATCTAATTTAACTGCTGAAGACTTAACATTGGCTATTAAATCTGGCAACTTTGGTGCTACCGATAGCCCTGAAGTTGATGATTACTCAGATAATGGAGATTTTCAAGCGGTGGCTTGTACATACGGATCCTTAAATGCAGATGGAAATTACCTACGTATTGATGTTCCTACTGATATGTTCCAATATTTCAATACAACAGGAACTACAGAATTTAAATTGGCATACACCATTAGTGATTCTACAAGAATATTAGGATTTGAAAATATTGGAGATGACATTTTAATGGATTTGGAATACACGCAAAATCCTTTTGCTACTGTTTCAGATTTAAAGACAGAAGATTTGAAATTATATCCAAATCCAACAAAAGATGTTTTGAATATTCAAGCGGCCAATAAGTTCACAAATGCACGTATATATAACACTTCTGGTCAGTTGGTAAAAAACATGACTTTGCAAGGAACTGCAATTGATGTTCAGGATTTGAAATCCGGAATTTACATCATTGAGTTAGTGAATGGAGATGAAGTTAGTCGCAGTAGATTTGTGAAGGAGTAATTAGAGATTATCTTCTAAGGACTTAATATAATCTGCTAATCGTTTTTCACGAGGCGTCATTAAATCGTCTACATTGTCATGCTTTGGTTCATACCAATCAAAGTCTGCAAAGTATTCCTGGTATTTTGGAGTGGTAAATTTGTAACCATGTTTAGCAAAAATGCGGTTTCTCAAAAATGGCCATTCTGAAGGATCAACTCTTTCCAGTTTAGGGATTCTGATAGGATAGTTTACATAATAACCGTAATCAGTTATATCTTTTCCTGTTGCTTCCATGGCAAGACCTTCTTCGCCTTCAATATATTCTGCATAAGTGTTTTCAATGCAGATAAATCGATCCTGGATGAGGTAAATATCAACTTTGGTATCATTTACTGGATAATCTTGCTTATCACATAATTTACCCGACCAGTCATAGTATGCCAAATGAACAGTATAGTGCATGTATAAATCTGAAGCGATAAGCGGAATAAGGGTAGCAAATACATAACCATCAAGCACCTCCATTTCTTTCATAGGACTCATGGCTTGCTGCGGATCATCATCTGCAGTTAATCCCAGTATTTCATAATATTCTTCTCCCAGCATTGATTCTGTTTCAAAAGCATCATGTAATGCTTTTAAATTTTCAGGGTACTCTCGAACATATTCTTCAATTGCAATCTCATCTGTTTCGTCATTCTCCACAGTACTTTCTTGGGATGAAGTTTCTTCTGTGTTTTGAGTGTTGTTGTCGCAAGCAGCAATAAATAGACTAAAAAGTAAAGTCAATGGAATTTGGAACGTTTTAATTTTCATCAGATGATTTTTAATTAATAGAACAATGGAATTTTAACCAAATGAAATTCTCTGTTCAATTTGCCAATTGTGTAAAGTGTATCATTTAATACAGGTAGATTTCCAAGTTCAACACGCACATTATAATCAAGATATTTTTTTGGGTAATCTAGTACTTTTTCAGTTGCCAGTGTATTGGATTTTGTATTCAAAACACTATGATACAAAGCAATGTCATTATCTTTTATACATGAGATATGCTCACTTAATGATTCTTGAAATTTGCTATAATAAAATAGATGAATTTCGTCATCAATTTTAAATGAAGAGTAAGTGCCACTGTATCTTTCACCTATCATTGTTCTTTCCACTTTGTATTGATCAATCAAAATACCATTCTTAATTTTTAAAATAATTAAATCACTACTGAATTTTGTTTTGATATTGCTTCCCCCACTGGAAAAATATAAACCACCCCCGGTTATTGAACCTAGGCTTAATTCTACAGGTACATTTTTTTCAATTACCAGATATTGAAATTCATCAATTTGAAATTCTTCGTTTATCTGGTAAATAAGATTTGAATTTCTTGAGTTGGCTCCGGCTTTTTTGGCTTGATCATTATACGATTTAAAGCCCTCATTAAGATATGGTTCAATAAAACTCGCATCAAAATTTACGAGGTCATTGTATTTTTTAGTGGATGGTAAAAACCACGATATTCCTGTTAGTGAATCTTCTTCTTCGTCAACCCAACTAATCAATATTTTTTCATTTTCGGAGAAATTTTCAGGGATTTTAATGTCTAATATTTTTTTATTTACCAATTCAATTTGATGGGTTTTTGGACTTTGATTTTCAGTAAGTTGGTATACTGTTGCCCAATCAAAAGGCAACAAGTTATTATTGGCAGTGTATTGTCTGTCATCTGTAATTAATATGATAATCTCGCCACTGTCTGTTATTGCAGCATTCCGATAAGTTCCACACGTTTCGATTTTGTTCTTAACTGTTTGTTCATATTCTAATACAGCATTTTCATCCAAGCAAACTGTATTTAATGAGACAGCAGAACAATTTACTTTAGGGTCAATGATAATGCCTAAGTGTTTTTTATTGGGAGAGGTGCGAATTTCAATATCGTCAAGTTTAACCTCTTTTTTATTAAATGATTTAATGAGTTGAGGATTCTTTATTGAATCATTTTTCATATTATAAATCATAGAAAATAATCCAGTTTCGTTTTTTTCAAGTTCATCATTTTTACCTCGAAAAAAGAAAATGATTTCTTCTTTCAATCTTGTAAATCCTAATAATTCTTCCTCCTGGATATTTGGAATATCAAAATCACTGTAGCTGTAAACCTTATTAGATGTTTGATTAAACACTGTTAAAATCATTCGATTACGATAATTCTTAATCGCGAAAATAGAAGTATCAGAAATCATCTCCACTGCCAAACGGTTATAATATTGAGCTCGCTTCAAATGGGAATCATTGATTTTTGCCTCAAATTCAAAATCAATTTGGTTTTTGTGAGTAGATGGTCCAAGAAATACTGTGGTGCTATCCTGGGCTGTCACACTAGAAGTGGAAAGAAATAAATAAAAAGTAAATAAATAAACTATTAAATGTGTTTTGGGCATGCTTTAGGATTTTTGCTAATGTACAGATTTTCGAAATCACATTAGTCAAAGCAGTGGAGGATGCGTTCTCCTCTTTTCCAGCTCTTAGTTTTTGAATTGTAGTGGAATAAGTTTTCACTACTGCATGAGGCAGTCGCATGCCAGTAGGTGGTAATTTGCTTGTGCCTTCTATCAATTTTACCCGGAAATTTGTAGACTGAATCTGTTAAAAACCCATCTCTTTCAAAATGACCGTTGTTTTGTATGTAGAAGGTGTAAAACGGTCCGTTTGAAGCACCCGTATCATAGGCTATTGCCAGATCTTCCAGATTATCAAAATTTACGTCTGCAATTACGACATCTCCATAATATTCATCCATAATTTTCATATCTGTATTGAAATCTGTAATGTATGAAGTTGTTACAAACTGCATATCTTGAGGGAAGTAATACAGGTAAGAATCTAAGATGATGGTATCAACTAAATTCATTTTCTTATCAAAAATTTCTACTGTCCAAAAGTGTTTGTATGCCTCACTATTTTCATAGTATTCAGTAAATGAAATTTTGTAATTGTATTTATAAGAAAGTTGATTAAATACTGAAGTCAAAGTAGCCACGCTATCTCTCACCAATGTTGTGTCGTGTACAAAAACGGTGTCAACTTTTTCAATCGCTTCAAATTTTTCATTTGAATTTTTGGAATCATGCTTACAAGCTACAATCAGTAAAATTGATATGACCAATGATAAATACTTCATTTTGGCTAATGTAGATAGATGAATCGAAGTAAAAATCAAAGAAGGCGAAATAAACTAAACCAATTATTATTCGAACCTAAACCTCAATTATCGTCATAACTATCTCACCAATTGTAGTCCTATAAGCGAATTTTATTTAGGCAGCTTTCTTAGTGATTTCCTTTTTGAAAAACCTGCCATTTTTCAGTTTAAAAATTTCTCCTTTAATATTGATTTCATCCCCTTCGTCAAAGCACTCAAGTTGTTTTATACTGTGTTCAATCGTCATGATTCTTCCCTGATTTTCTCTTGCCAAATCAATATATCTAGGGTTGATTCCCAACTCGGTGCCACACATGATAAAATCAATTTTATGATTAATGGTATGCAACAATGGATTGTCTCTTGGAACGGCCCAGTTGTCGCAAATGAGTAATACGTTATCTACGTCTTCATATCTTTTGATACCGTGTTTCACAGCTTCAAAATTATTCTCGGGTCCATCACCTCCATATCCGCCTTTCATGCATTCTTCCATTTTGCGGTATACAGGTAAAAAAGCAGAGGTTTTAACACTGTATAGTCCACCTGTTTTTCCTATTTCTTTTTCGTGATCAGGAGTAGCATCTCCGTCATTAAAAAAGACGTGTTTTACTTTTTTGCCCTGTGCCATTTTTAAAGCGTGCAATACAATTATTTGTGAGTAATATGGATACATGCTTCCGGTCATATCTGTAACTACAAGGGTTTTGTCAGTTACTTTGGTTCTTGAAAGCATATTAAAAACACTACGATCTGCCAACATTGAAAAAGCTCCAAACAAAGCAGGTGCAGCCTTGGTCATAATGTAAAATGTGTTGTGGTATTTACCTTTTCTGCCTATTGAGTCATATCCCCATTCTACAATATATTTTCGTTTAAAAAGATCTCTTTCTATTTCACTTTTTTTGTAGCTGGAAATATCTCCTAGATAAACAGTGTCAATCTCAGTTGCCGGCTTAATTTCAATTGATGTTGTTTTATCATCAACAGTGGTTCCTGCCAATCTATTGATTACAGGTACTAATTGAGTCATACTTTCTTCATGCATTTTTGAAGCAGATGGTCTAAAGTAGACTACAAATCCATGAAACAATTCCTTTGCTTCAGTTTGATTTGTTTGATAGATAATGCGTTTGTCATATTCAACATCTTTATCAATGTTTAAGAAAGATCTTAAGCTTTCCCATCTTTTTCTATTGAGATAATGCTGATAAGAAGTGATAGTAGAATTATCAGAAGTTGCCACGTAATCCACTCGGTAAATTGTACCAATATCTAATGTTCTTGGTTTTACTCTTGTGATGCTATCCGAGTCAAATGACATAGGAACCCTTAAAGCTTTAAAGCTTCCTGTTTTTGGTCTGTATTTATCTACAAATTCAATTGTAGTATGCGCATATGTATGAGCTGTAATGATGAGCGCAATGATATAAGTTAGTGATTTCATAATAGTTTGTTTGCGTTTATTATGAAATGTAGATGTGATAAAAAAGTAACTTTTTAGTCACTAAGTCAATAAAATTGGGAGATTGAGCTTATTACTCGTAATGGATATCCAAAATTGGATGCAACTCAATTTCATTTTCAGCTGCATTTCTCGGGTACTTGTGATCAATATCTATAAACGCCACTCCGGTTATCGTAACAGTGGTTCCTTCTAAGCTGTCCTTATTGGTTTCAATCCACAGACGTACCTTTTCCATTTTGTCGTAAAAAATTGAATTTGAAATGTATTCACAACCCATGTTAGGAGATTCACAGTTTACATATTTGTCATTGCCGTCGGTTAATTTCACTTTCCAGTCTCCGTCTCTGTGCTTGCTTAGTTTATGAACTTTGGCGGTTATTGTAAAAGTTCTTTTTTCAATCTCCATTCGCACACTTTCTTTATCTGCTTCAGGAACATCAATACTTCCGATAGAATCCACTGTGGTAACAATTGGAATAGTGTCAATCAAATGGGCTGCTGTATCAATTCCGATTTTAATGTCTCTTCTTGTACTGGAACCATTACAAGAATCATCATTGTTTTTGCCTTTGTTACATGCCAATAACATGAATGAAAATAAAAATATAAAAGTACTGTGCTTATTCATCTTAAAAACTGGCTAACATTTCATCCTCCTCATCCGGAATATCAAATGCATCTGCGCTTGTTAA
It contains:
- a CDS encoding T9SS type A sorting domain-containing protein — encoded protein: MNKNLLLLSILSFALNMGHSQCNPTKTKMMVIGDSWAFFSWTGDSYNENLDNFGLSDIDCFSNTTFAVNGSEASNYFDDAARVQALTDYINGNPDLEYVHMSLGGNDALGTWNINYTAAQTDSLLEVIMLDIKNGVDLIHAVNPNLKVLISGYDYPNFDETISTLNSVLQPFHPYYNMWDAMGQPNAEQLNGVLEDATMKFEQYAAIWNNVYFVDNLGLMQFHYGQNTALQTPPYGTYPPQSVTVPGGLINYPSPLDALNFGGQDSFHLNDDAYEVFVSRHFSEFYWYQLRAPHQTIYASESTKNGYTSSAAAGSDMVKVGNDNFEQQSAILHFNTAPMDDTYQLVRASIFIKRDSLNGSNLTAEDLTLAIKSGNFGATDSPEVDDYSDNGDFQAVACTYGSLNADGNYLRIDVPTDMFQYFNTTGTTEFKLAYTISDSTRILGFENIGDDILMDLEYTQNPFATVSDLKTEDLKLYPNPTKDVLNIQAANKFTNARIYNTSGQLVKNMTLQGTAIDVQDLKSGIYIIELVNGDEVSRSRFVKE
- a CDS encoding YARHG domain-containing protein — encoded protein: MKIKTFQIPLTLLFSLFIAACDNNTQNTEETSSQESTVENDETDEIAIEEYVREYPENLKALHDAFETESMLGEEYYEILGLTADDDPQQAMSPMKEMEVLDGYVFATLIPLIASDLYMHYTVHLAYYDWSGKLCDKQDYPVNDTKVDIYLIQDRFICIENTYAEYIEGEEGLAMEATGKDITDYGYYVNYPIRIPKLERVDPSEWPFLRNRIFAKHGYKFTTPKYQEYFADFDWYEPKHDNVDDLMTPREKRLADYIKSLEDNL
- a CDS encoding XAC2610-related protein, coding for MKYLSLVISILLIVACKHDSKNSNEKFEAIEKVDTVFVHDTTLVRDSVATLTSVFNQLSYKYNYKISFTEYYENSEAYKHFWTVEIFDKKMNLVDTIILDSYLYYFPQDMQFVTTSYITDFNTDMKIMDEYYGDVVIADVNFDNLEDLAIAYDTGASNGPFYTFYIQNNGHFERDGFLTDSVYKFPGKIDRRHKQITTYWHATASCSSENLFHYNSKTKSWKRGERILHCFD
- a CDS encoding metallophosphoesterase, with amino-acid sequence MRFIVLLITFLAIGSLLEWYTYSALSSRWDHWSPWLKHTTKITFFVLLGLGFISLIMLFVFGPYFSRAVLNFWFSFLLINFFTKFFFAFILLIDDIRRLSIFTQRKISGVPIENGISRSDFLVKTGLSLASVPLVGLSYGMLAGPYRYKVRNQKVKLDKLPKAFDGLKIVQISDIHSGSFYNSEAVERGVDLIMAQNADVIFFTGDIVNDRAEEMEPYMEIFSRLNAPLGVYSILGNHDYGDYVRWESDEAKENNNKKIRELHGELGWRLLLNEHLYLEKEGDKIGLIGVENWGKGFHQVGDLAKAYEGCEADVKLLLSHDPTHFDEVVKKEYPDIDIMFAGHTHGAQIGIETGGFKWSPIQLRYKKWAGLYEENGQYLYVNRGFGFLGYAGRLGIMPEITVMELTT